CGCCCTATCCCAGCAAGATCCTACCGCTATACGATCGCGAAAAGTACCGGCGCTGGGTGAATCAGGGCATCGATGTCATGCGCCTCTATCTGGAGGCGACCAAAAAACGAGGTTTGGAAGCCTTCTTTTCCTACCGCCTCAACGCAGGAGACTCGGACCTTGGAACCACCGCCCCGGTTGCCATCAAGCAAGAGCACCCCGAATGGACCATTCGCCCCTGGCCGGACCACCCCACGCTTCATCAAGTGATCTTGTTCAACTTTGCCTTCAAGCCGGTGAGAGACTTTAAGTTGAGCGTGCTGCGCGAGGCAGCCGAGAACTATGAATTCGACGGTATTGAGCTGGACATGCAACGCAGTCCGCTGCTGCTACCGATTGGACGTCAGTGGGAAAACCGCCATCATCTGACAGAGTTCGTGCGCTCGGTTCGAGCCATGCTGCAGACGCTTGCCCGGAAGCGTGGCCGGCCCTTTCTGTTGGCCGTGCGAGTGAGCCATAGGATCGAGAGCTGCCATTTTGACGGCATTGACGTGGAGACTTGGGCAAGGGAAGGTCTGGTCGACATGTTCGTGTTGGGCACCCGTTCCCTGGACGTCGATGTCTACGCGTTCCGCCGGATCACTGACGGAACCCACATCAAGCTCTACCCCGTCATTCAGGATCACCACGGCCCCGACGGCTACAGTTACCCGCCCATCGAGGTCTTTCGAGGCGTGTTTTCCAACTGGTACCGGCAAGGAGCCGACGGCATTGAGACCTTCAATTTCTCCTGGGCGCCAGCCATCGCCGGCTATCCCCTTCCTGCGATGAATGCCAAGCAGTCCAAGGTACACCAGCAGGCCTATCGGGAAATGGGTGATCCTGAACTGATGAAGCACAAGGACAAGGTCTTCGTCCTGTCCCGCCGGGGTGGCGGTCATGGTGATCCCGTGGTGCCCAACCCGGAGAAGTGGTACACGCCGCGCTATATGTTCGGCTACACCAACATGCTGGCACCCTTGCCCTGTCCGCTATCCGGAGACGGCAAGACCGACACCCTTCTGAAACTGTTTGTGGGTGACGACCTGAGTGCCGCAGCCGACCGTATCTCGAAATTGAGGCTGCGTATCCTGCTCCATGACGCCGGCGCCGGCGACTATCTATCCTCGAATTCCCCGAAGAAACCCAACCCCCCCGATGACACCAGAATCGAGCGCGGTACGATCCGCGCCTTCCGCCACAGAAGCTTTCTCTACAACTACCCGGCCAGGAAAGGCATCGAGAAACGCCTGCAGCTACGGATCCACAACAGCCTGCTACCCGCGCCGGTCCTGGAAGACGGCTGGTTGGTATTTCACGACCTGAATCCGCGCTTGTTCGCCGTCGGCGACAACCTGATCGGTGCCGTGCTCAGCCGGTCTACGAGCGATCTGGAGGAGTCCATTCGGATCGAAAAACTGGAACTGCAGGTGCGGTATCGGGCGAATGATGAGTCCAAGCTCTTTTGAACTGTGCAAGCCGTGGCAGTAGATGGCCGTGGGTGTGAGCCCATGGAGAGAAGTGCACCCAAAGGTCAACGAGCCGCGACGGCGGCGGCAATTCCTCCAGAGGTTCAGGTCCTGAAGAGTGCGGTTTTCCCGGCAGGGTCAAACCCACCCCGGCAGCGGCTTCGCGGCTGCACCTCTCCAGGGACGGGGATACCCACCGGCCACTCAACCTGAAGAATAGCCGAAGCCGGGACCGCTTGACGCTCCTCCCGTCCTCCTTTACACTCAAGCGAGAATAAAGAAGAATAAGGAGTTGCGCTGATGTTTCCCATGTTCGATCTCACGTATTTCCTGTTTATAGCTCCCGGCTTGATCCTGTCGTTATGGGCGAGCTGGAGGGTGAAGTCCAACTTCAGGAAATACTCGGCCGTACGGTCCATGCGCGGGCTCACCGGTGCCGAGGCGGCGGCGGAACTGCTGCGCCAGGGCGGCGTCCGCGACGTGCGCATCGAACGCTCTCACGGCATGCTCTCCGATCACTACAACCCGGTCACCAGGACCCTGGCCCTCTCCGACGGGGTTTACGGCTCCACTTCGGTGGCCGCCATCGGCATCGCCAGCCACGAGGCGGGTCACGCGCTCCAGCACGCTCAGAACTACGGACCGCTTCGCCTGCGCTCGGCGCTGGTTCCCACGGCCAGCATCGGCTCCAACATCGGATATTTCGTGATGTTCCTGGGCCTTTTCATCGATCCGACCCTGGTGCTGATCGGGGCGGTCCTCTTTTCGGCGGTGCTGCTCTTCCAGATCGTCACCCTTCCGGTGGAATTCGACGCCTCCAACCGCGCCAAGGCGCTGGTGCTGGAGCGCGGCCTGATCTATCCGGGTGAGCGCGAGGGAATGGACAAGGTGTTGAACGCCGCTGCCCTGACCTACGTGGCGGCGGTGGTGAGCACGCTGCTGACCCTGCTCTATTTCCTGCTGCGAGCCGGTCTGTTGGGAGGCAGGTCGGACGATTGAAGGGCTGCCGGAAGGTTGTTCGGGTGCAAAAGCCAAAAGGGGCGCCGCGGCAGGGTCCGCCGGCGCCCCTTTTCACGATCTCCACCTGTTGAGGGAATTCCCTTCCCTTTTCGCCAAGGGTCCCGGCACACCGGTCACGGGCCGCCTAAATTCCCAGGCTCAGGATCTCCGGGCCATTCTCGGTGATGGCGACGCTGTGCTCGAAATGGGCTGAGGGCTTGCCGTCCTGGGTCACCACCGTCCAGCGATCGGGCAACACCCGCACCTTGTCCGTGCCCAGGCTCACCATGGGCTCGATGGCCAGGACCAGGCCGGGCTTCAGCAGTATGCCGCGCCCGTTGACCACGTAGTTCAGCACCGCCGGCTCCTCGTGGAGGTTTCTCCCGATGCCGTGCCCGGAAAACTCCTTCACCAGGGAATAGCCCCGGCCCTCGGCGTGGGCCTGTATCGCCGCAGAGATGTCTCCCAGGTGGTTTCCGGGAACCGCTTTCTCGATCCCCAGCACCAGCGACTCCCGGGTGGTCTGCAACAGACGTTCGGTACCCGCGGAGATGCGGCCGACAGGCAGGGTCAGGGCGGCATCACCATAGAAACCACGGTGGAATACTCCGTAGTCGACGCTAACGATATCGCCTTCCTTCAGGACCTGCCTGGAGGGAATCCCATGCACCACCTGGTGGTTGACCGAGGTGCAGAGAGTGGCCGGGAACCCGTTGTAGCCCTTGAAGGCGGCCCTTGCCTTGTGCTTGCGGGTCAAATCCTCCGCAATCTTGTCCAGCTCCAGGGTGGTGATGCCGGGGTGGCAGTGGCGTTTGAGTGTGTTGAGGATGTCGACCACGATCTGGTTGCATTCTCTCAGGATCGCGATTTCATTGGACGACTTCAGATGAATCATGGACCGGCGCTCCGGAGAAAGTGTCTGACGCCCTTGGCCCGTGCCTCTGCCCGGGGGGCCTCCTGCCAACGCCACTCCATGATTGACAAAACCCCCCGGCATGTCAAGGCGCCGGAACCCGGCCCTCCAATTGACAATCCAGGTCCAAACGTTTAAGTTTTCTCGACATCCGGAGGGAGGATTCGATGAGAAAGCGAGCGGAACCGGTTCTGGATTCCGAGGTGGACGATGCCATCGAATCGCTGCGCTCGCTGGTTCGACAAGCGCATCGACTGGTGATCTTCCGGGCCGTCCTGAGAGACCCGGTGGTGGCGGCTCTGCTCGATTTCCTGGGAGGAATCGCCGGCAGCCGACTCCACACCGCCAAGGTTTCCAGGCGGGTTGCCGCCAGCTACGCCTCCTTTTTTTCCGGCCTGGCTTCGCAGTCCGTTCCCGGAACAGACGCGGCCGTGGGCACCCCCTGGCAGAACCACCTGCTGAACCTGATGCTGCGCGACGAGAATCCCTTTTCCCGAGGGGCAGAGTGTCACGGCCTGGACCGGCTGGGGCCTTCTCTTGTGCTCCAGTTGGAAGCGGACCTGGACCGGTTGCGGGAGCTCTTTGCCTTGCGGAGCGAGCAGGTGGCGGCCGCTTTCCGGATGATGGGCTGGGACGGAGCCTGGCCGGGCTGGGATCGGCTGCGACCGGACGAGGTTCCCTGCGAGCCGCTCTCCGACCAACGCCTGGATATGAAACGAAGGCTGATCCGGACTCCTGACTGGAGTCCCCTGGTGCCGGAGCTGGCCGCCTTCTACTCCCGGAACGGCACCGGGATTTTCGGCGAGTTCCAGGCTTTTCACTGGAATCCCCGATCCCGGGGCGGCGCGTTGGAGGGCATTGCATCGCCCGACCCCATCACCCTGGAAGACCTGGTTGGGTACGAGGACCAGAAGCAGTGGCTGGTCCAGAACACCGGTTACTTCCTGGCGGGTCACCCGGCCAACAATGTCTTCGTCTACGGCGATCGAGGGACCGGTAAGTCGTCGGCCATCAAGGCGCTCTTGAACCGCTTTGCCGGATCCTCCCTGCGCATGGTGGAAGTCTCCCGCGACGACCTGAATGACCTTCCCCGGGTGATGAGCCTGCTCCGGGAGAGGCCGCAGCACTTCATCGTTTTTGTAGACGACCTCTCATTCGAGGAAGGGGAGACTCAATACAAGACCTTGAAGGCCGTGCTGGAAGGAAGCCTGGAATCGCGCCCCGGCAACGTGGTGGTCTATGCCACCTCCAACCGCCGCCACCTGATTCGGGAGTTCTTCTCGGACCGCAACGACTTGCAGGGTGACGAGATCAGGCGCCAGGACACTCTGCAGGAAAAAGTCTCTCTGGCCGACCGCTTCGGAATCCAGTTGTCCTTTGTGGCTCCCGATCAGAAGCAGTACCTGGCCATCGTTCAGGCCATGGCCGGGAGGCGCGGCCTCACCGTGAAGCCCGGGGACCTGGAACGGCGCGCACTGCAATGGGCCCAACGCTACAACGCCCGCTCGGGGCGCACCGCCCGTCAGTTCATGGACTGCCTTTGCGCTGAATTGGATCCCGGCCAGGTCACTTCCCCCGCAGGTAGTAGCGGGTGACGTACTCGGTCACCATGCGGTCGGTGTTGTACTGCGGAATCAGGGTTTGCATGGCCCGGCGAATCTTCGCGATCCAGCCCCTGGGGATTCCCCGAGAATCCCGCTCGAAAAACAGCGGGATGATGTTCCGGCTCAGAGTCCCGTAGAGCGACTCCAGGTCGGCTTGGTCCTGGGCGGCTTCGTCGGCCGGGTGCTCATCCTCTCCGATGGCCCACCCGTTGCTGCCGTCATAGCCTTCCCTCCACCAGCCGTCCAGGATGCTCAGATTCAATCCCCCGTGAACACTCACCTTCTGGCCGCTGGTTCCACTGGCCTCCAGGGGACGGCGAGGCGTGTTGAGCCAGAGGTCCGCACCCGAGATCAACCGCCGGGCCACGTTCATGTCGTAGTTCTCCAGGAAGACGACCTTGCCCAGGAATTCGCTGCGCTTGCAGATGTCGAGGATGCGCTGGATGAATTCCTTCCCCCGGACATCCTGGGGATGGGCCTTTCCGGCAAAGATCAACTGGATGGGACGCTCGGGGTCGTTGACCATTTCGGCCATTCGCGTCAAATCGCCGAAGATCAGCGGAGCCCGCTTGTAGGTGGCGAAACGCCGGGCAAAGCCGATGGTGAGGGCATCCGGCGAGAGCATGGTCTCGAAGGCCCGGGCCCTCTCTGTGCCGCTGGCGGGGAAGGTGTCCGGCACATGCTTGCGGACAAATTCGATCAGCTCCCGGCGGAGGTGGTAGCGTAGCGCCCAGATCTCCTCGTCGCTGATCGCCTCCTCGTCTGAAATCACCTTCCAGAGGTCCGGGTACATCGAGCGCTTTTCCCACTCCGGTCCCAGGTGCCGTTTCCAGAAACGCCGCGCCGGACGAGACATCCAACCCAGCACGTGGACGCCATTGGTGATGTGTCCGATGGACGGTCCCCGATAGGTCGGGGAATTCAGCAGGTCTTTCCACATCTCCCGGCTGACCTGACCGTGGAGCTGGCTGACCCCGTTGGCTCCTCTCGACATCTTGAGCGCCAGCACGGTCATGCAGAAGTACTCCCCGGAATCCTCCGGTCTGGTTCGACCATAGGCGAGAAACTGCTGAGCCTCCATGCCCAGCAATGACCGATAGCCGGCAAAGGCGTATTCCATCAATTCCGGGCTGAAACGGTCATGACCGGCGGCCACCGGTGTGTGAGTCGTGAACACACAGCGGTCTCTCACCCAGGTCTCCGCCTCCTCGAGATCGGAGCCCGAATCCAGCCGGCGACGCAACAGTTCCAAAGCCAGAAAGGCGGAGTGGCCTTCGTTCAAGTGGTGGACGGCCGGAGTGATTCCCAGGGCCTGCAGCAGTCGCACGCCGCCGATTCCCATGACCATTTCCTGGCCGATGCGGGTCGTCATGTCCCCGCCGTAGACTCTGGAGGTGAGACCGCGGTAGGCGCTGTCGTTTTGGGGAAGCTCGGTATCGAGAAGGTATATGGCGGCGCTGCCGACCCGGAGCCGCCAGGCCCGGAACCAGATCCGGCTCTGCGAGAACTCTATCCAAAGCAGCAGCGGCTTGCCCTGGCTGTCCAGCACCGGCTCCAGCGGCAGGTTGTTTCTGTCTAGAGAGGGGTAATGCTCCTCCTGCCAGCCGTTGCGGCTGACAAGCTGCTCAAAGTAGCCCTGCCGGTAGAACAGGGTAATCCCGACGAATGGCACCCCCAGGTCACTGGCCGACTTGGCGTGGTCCCCCGCCAGCACTCCCAGTCCTCCGCAATAGAGCGGCAGAGATTCGTGCAGCGCGAATTCCGCGCAGAAGTAGGCGACGGGGCTATTGAGGAAAGGAGCCGCGTAGGCCGAACACCAGGTCCGCTCACGGGTCAGGTACCGGTGGAAGGCGACCAGAACCTCCCGTGTTCGGGCGGCGAAGTCCCTGTCCATCAGACGCGACTTCAATTCCGCCTCGGAAACCGCCCCCAGAACCGCCACTGCGTTGTGGCGGGAGGCGTCCCAGACCAGAGGTGACAGTTCGGCGAATATCTCGCGGGCATCCGGGTTCCAGCTCCACCAGAGATTCCGGCTCAGCCTGTGGAGCTCTCGAATCGTCACCTCCAGGTCGAACAGACCCTCCGGATAGTCCGTCTTCTCTTGGGCGCGCACTCTCTATCCTCCCGGCCGGCAGGGACCCAACGGCGGGCGTAATCTATAGCATGTCGCCTGCAAAGATTCCAGAGAGCGGGTCAGGAGCCGTAGCGGTGCGGGATCGAGGTTCCCGTACTGCCCCTGTTGACGATCTCAACCGGCCTCTGCTAGGCTCCGCTGGACTCACTCCCAGGAGCCCTCAATGGGAGAGCGACCTCCCGACATTTCCCCTCCCGCGTCCCCTCCGGGGAAGCCTCCGCTTCCGACCGGGAACAGGCTCTTCTGGTTCTCGATCGGCTTGAGCCTGTTGGTGGGCATGACCATCAACCTGCTGCCGGTCACCTTCAAGGTTTTCGAGAAGCTGTTCCAGGCCGGCTATGAAATGCAGGGAAGGGCCGAGGCGCTCTTTTTCCTCGGCGCCCTTGCCGGAAACATCCTGGCCGGGCAGGTCACCCATAGCAGGGGCCCGTCCGTGTCGGTAAAACGGGGCCTCGCCGTCGGCGCGCTGGGCTTTCTCTTGTTGGGGGGCGCCCAGAACTGGCTGATGGCACAAGCCGGCGCCGTCCTCATGGGGGCGGGGCAGGTCTGGCTCACCGTAGTCTATGCCACCATCACGGCCCACCAATTTCAGGAATCCCGCCAACGGGTCTTCGCGGCGCTGGCCTTGACCATGGCCATTGGCGGCACTCTGGCTCCCCTGGGTCTGGGAGCCTACGTGGACCATGCCTGGTTGGAACGAGGATGGCCCTGGTGGATTCCCTATGCCGGCCTGATGTGCTTCTACCTGCTGACCCGTCTGACGGTTCCTTCGATTCCGGAGTGGACTCCCGCGGCAGCAAACGGGGGCGGCCAATCGCCCGGCCGGCGCCTGGTTCTATCTCCCTCGCTATGGCTCATCGGTCTGGCCTTCACCCTGCACGGGATCGGACAGATGGGCGCAGTGGTCTGGCTGGGCCGGCTCTTCGCCAAGCGCCTGCTTCTCTCCGAGACCCAGGTGGGATCGATGATTGCCGTCAACATTACCGGCTTCATTGCCGGACGGGTGATCTGGACCTGGTTGGGCGGGCGCATCCCCGAGCGCATTCTGCTGGGTTGCAGCGCCGGCGTGGGAGCCACTTTTTATGTCCTGACCATTCTCAGCGGGAGCTATGAGCTCGCATTGGCGATGACCTTCGTGGCGGGGATGGGTATGAGCGGCGACGCCATTGCCCTGCAGTCCTTCACGGCGCTGCGATTCCGCCGACAGGCCGCCCGGGCCTTCGGGATCACCCAGGCTCTGGGGCACCTGGGCGCGGCCATGGGACCCTACTATATCGGCTTTGTGGGAGACCACAGCGGAACCCTGGAGCAGGGGATCTGGGTCATCCCCATCACCATCGGCACCCTATCCGTGCTCGGGTTCCTGTGGCACCTGCTGGACCGGCCTGCCCGGGAACCGGAAGCCGCTTAGGAACAAGCCATAAGGCCCTGATCCCGAGTCCCGGGCGACACCCTCTCAATCCACCGACTCCGACCTCCTGCTCCTAACTGTTCGCAAAATTCCGAATCACGAATTCAGTCGCCGTGAGCAGGGAGCGAAAAGGGGCTCTGACAGGAGCCGTCGGGGTTGAGTGCGCCTTGATCCCAATGGGCGACCTGCAGCTTGGTGCGAAAACGGGACGATGCTAGACTTCGACAGGTGCGTTTGGCCTGAAGAGTAGAGACCGCAAAGAAGTTGAGGGAGACGAGAATGGCGGGCACACAGGGCTTGCTTTTTTCCGATGCCGGGCTGTCGCCCCAAGTGGCCCTCACCCTGAGACGCCACAATCCTTGGTGGGAGGGCGATCCCATGCCCCTTCAACCCGAGACGCGTCGCCACTTGGTGGCACGGGTTCGCCGTCTGTTGGAGGCCGAGATCGCACCCATTGTCGTGGTGAGCGGCCCCCGCCAAGTCGGAAAGACCACGGCGCAGTTTCAGATGATTGCGGACTTGCTCAAAGAAGGCACTCCCGCCAAGAACATCCTTCGGGTTCAGTTCGATGAATTGCCGTCATTGCGAAAGACACCCGAGCCGATTTTGTCCATTTCGGACTGGTTCGAACGAAATATCGCCGAGGACCGTTTTAACGCGCTGGCACAAGCCGGACACAAGGCATATCTATTTTTCGACGAAGTGCAAAATATCGAGGATTGGGACGCGCAACTCAAATCATTGGTGGACAACGCCTCCGTAAAGGTCGTGGTCACGGGGAGTTCCGCACTGAGAATCGAAATGGGTCGGGACAGCCTGGCAGGACGAATCAGCACGGTCGAGGCGGGAGTGCTCTCATTAACCGAAATTGCGGCCTTGCGAGAATCGGAGACCCTAAAGCCGTTCCTCCGCGAAAATGGTCTGCATGAGCTGACTAACAAGGGGTTCTGGCAGGAATTGTGTGAGTATGGACAAGAGAATACCGGATTTGTGAAAGAGGCCTTTCACCATTTTTCAGAACGGGGAGGCTATCCGATCGTCCACAAGCAGAAGGACGACGAGTGGGCGTTACTGGCCGACCAGTTGAACGAAACGGTTATCAAGCGCGTGATCCAACACGATCTCCGCGTGGGCCAGCGCGGTCGAAAGAGAGACGCCCAATTGCTCGAGGAAATTTTCCGCATGGCTTGCCGCTATGCCGGGCAGACACCGACTGTTTCGGTGCTGGCCGACGAAGCCCGACAATCACTCGGAGCCAACGTGGGCAGCCAGCGGGTGAATCACTATTTGAAGTTTCTCGGTGAGACGCTTCTGCTCCGATTAATTCCTCCGCTCGAGATACGGCTGAAGAGAAAGCGAGGGAGTTCCAAACTTTGTCTGGTAGATCACGGGTTGCGAGCCAGTTGGCTACAGGAGCAGATACCATTGACGCCTGAGGCTCTGGCAGAGCGCCCGGAGCTGACTACGGTTGCCGGACATCTGGCCGAGAGTATTTTCGGCTCGGTTGCCTCGACAATTCCAGGCTTGGACATCGCTCACTTCCCCGAAAGAGGAACCGACCGTGAAGTGGATTTCATATTGACCGTTGGCGTTCATCGCATTCCGGTAGAAATTAAATATCAACGTAGGATCGATCCGTTAAGGGATACGCTGGGCATTCGGTCGTTTCTCGAAAAGGCAGTCAACAACGCCACCTTTGGCCTGTTAGTCACGCAGGATTATTCCGGTGGAGTTGACGACCCCCGCATCGTGAGCCTGCCTCTTTCAACCTTTATGCTTATCCGATGACTAACGCGGATCGCCCAGCATAGGCGGTCAGCAACGGTCTTTTAAATCCGTTACAACCCTCCTCATCTGCAATACCCGGTTGGAAATCCGGACGAAAGAAAGCTCTTGCTCGTCAAGTGCCCGGCGACCCGGCGGGGGACAGGGCCGGGCCATTCTTTCGTTGAATAATCGCTAACCCCTCCTTAGAATGGGTGGTCTTATCGCTCTCCAAGTCTCCCGATCGGTCCCCATGACCCCATTTCGCCGAGACCGGCCGACGATTCCCCTTTTCCGCCCGGTGAGGCCGGTCGCGCTTCCCCTGATCTGGATTCCGCTTCTGCTGCTTGCCTGGGGGGCGGCCTCCCTGCACCTGGCCGGGTCTTTTCTGTCTCCACGGGTACTGTCCGGAGACGAAAACCGCTACCAGTTTCAAACCTTCGCCGGAGCTCAGGTGGTGACGGCGGCGCCCCTGCAGCTCCCGGCGAGGATTTCGGTTCTGGTGCTGCCGGATAGCTATTCCGAGCGGGCCTGGCAGGAGGTCGAGCTCAGGGCGCGGAAACTGGCGATGCTGGAGGACCGGCTGGGGCGATTCCGGCTTCACGTTGTGGCCGACGGCAGGGTCAGTTCCTGGGAAACCTCCGCACAAGCGCTCCCGCACGACCTGGCCGGGCTCAGATCCGGCAGCGAGAGCCTGACCGACGACGAGACGGAGCCGCCGGCCCGAAGGGATGAACGGGCGGTCGGCATCTACCAGGAGGCAGGACAGCTTCTGCCGCAGCCGTCGGTCCCGTGGGAAACCCTGATACTGATCGCTCCGGAGCCGCTGATCTCCGATCCGGAGTTGAGATCCTACTGTTCCGCCTATCTGGCCGACCGATTCGGCCGGCAAAGGGTCCGTCTGATCTATTGGCGGATCCCCGGCGATCCAGCTCCCGGCACGCCATCCACCGCCGAAATGTCCGAGGGCGTAGGGACCTCGGAGGAAGCCGACGCCGGCGAAGGGGTCTGGGGCACCGTCGCCCGGGCCACCTGCGGTTCCGTCATAGAAACCATTGGGGAGCTCACCCATGCCCTGCTGCCGGCCTCCTGCACCGAAATCCCGATGCCGGAGGTCGCCCTGCCCAAGGGCGTGGTTCAGTACCGGGCCCGACTGGTGGACCGGGCGGACGGACAGGTGGTGACGGAGTTCCCGGCGCTTTCCCGGTCGCTGG
The window above is part of the Acidobacteriota bacterium genome. Proteins encoded here:
- a CDS encoding ATP-binding protein; its protein translation is MAGTQGLLFSDAGLSPQVALTLRRHNPWWEGDPMPLQPETRRHLVARVRRLLEAEIAPIVVVSGPRQVGKTTAQFQMIADLLKEGTPAKNILRVQFDELPSLRKTPEPILSISDWFERNIAEDRFNALAQAGHKAYLFFDEVQNIEDWDAQLKSLVDNASVKVVVTGSSALRIEMGRDSLAGRISTVEAGVLSLTEIAALRESETLKPFLRENGLHELTNKGFWQELCEYGQENTGFVKEAFHHFSERGGYPIVHKQKDDEWALLADQLNETVIKRVIQHDLRVGQRGRKRDAQLLEEIFRMACRYAGQTPTVSVLADEARQSLGANVGSQRVNHYLKFLGETLLLRLIPPLEIRLKRKRGSSKLCLVDHGLRASWLQEQIPLTPEALAERPELTTVAGHLAESIFGSVASTIPGLDIAHFPERGTDREVDFILTVGVHRIPVEIKYQRRIDPLRDTLGIRSFLEKAVNNATFGLLVTQDYSGGVDDPRIVSLPLSTFMLIR
- the glgP gene encoding alpha-glucan family phosphorylase, whose product is MRAQEKTDYPEGLFDLEVTIRELHRLSRNLWWSWNPDAREIFAELSPLVWDASRHNAVAVLGAVSEAELKSRLMDRDFAARTREVLVAFHRYLTRERTWCSAYAAPFLNSPVAYFCAEFALHESLPLYCGGLGVLAGDHAKSASDLGVPFVGITLFYRQGYFEQLVSRNGWQEEHYPSLDRNNLPLEPVLDSQGKPLLLWIEFSQSRIWFRAWRLRVGSAAIYLLDTELPQNDSAYRGLTSRVYGGDMTTRIGQEMVMGIGGVRLLQALGITPAVHHLNEGHSAFLALELLRRRLDSGSDLEEAETWVRDRCVFTTHTPVAAGHDRFSPELMEYAFAGYRSLLGMEAQQFLAYGRTRPEDSGEYFCMTVLALKMSRGANGVSQLHGQVSREMWKDLLNSPTYRGPSIGHITNGVHVLGWMSRPARRFWKRHLGPEWEKRSMYPDLWKVISDEEAISDEEIWALRYHLRRELIEFVRKHVPDTFPASGTERARAFETMLSPDALTIGFARRFATYKRAPLIFGDLTRMAEMVNDPERPIQLIFAGKAHPQDVRGKEFIQRILDICKRSEFLGKVVFLENYDMNVARRLISGADLWLNTPRRPLEASGTSGQKVSVHGGLNLSILDGWWREGYDGSNGWAIGEDEHPADEAAQDQADLESLYGTLSRNIIPLFFERDSRGIPRGWIAKIRRAMQTLIPQYNTDRMVTEYVTRYYLRGK
- a CDS encoding zinc metallopeptidase, yielding MFPMFDLTYFLFIAPGLILSLWASWRVKSNFRKYSAVRSMRGLTGAEAAAELLRQGGVRDVRIERSHGMLSDHYNPVTRTLALSDGVYGSTSVAAIGIASHEAGHALQHAQNYGPLRLRSALVPTASIGSNIGYFVMFLGLFIDPTLVLIGAVLFSAVLLFQIVTLPVEFDASNRAKALVLERGLIYPGEREGMDKVLNAAALTYVAAVVSTLLTLLYFLLRAGLLGGRSDD
- the map gene encoding type I methionyl aminopeptidase; the encoded protein is MIHLKSSNEIAILRECNQIVVDILNTLKRHCHPGITTLELDKIAEDLTRKHKARAAFKGYNGFPATLCTSVNHQVVHGIPSRQVLKEGDIVSVDYGVFHRGFYGDAALTLPVGRISAGTERLLQTTRESLVLGIEKAVPGNHLGDISAAIQAHAEGRGYSLVKEFSGHGIGRNLHEEPAVLNYVVNGRGILLKPGLVLAIEPMVSLGTDKVRVLPDRWTVVTQDGKPSAHFEHSVAITENGPEILSLGI
- a CDS encoding ATP-binding protein, which gives rise to MRKRAEPVLDSEVDDAIESLRSLVRQAHRLVIFRAVLRDPVVAALLDFLGGIAGSRLHTAKVSRRVAASYASFFSGLASQSVPGTDAAVGTPWQNHLLNLMLRDENPFSRGAECHGLDRLGPSLVLQLEADLDRLRELFALRSEQVAAAFRMMGWDGAWPGWDRLRPDEVPCEPLSDQRLDMKRRLIRTPDWSPLVPELAAFYSRNGTGIFGEFQAFHWNPRSRGGALEGIASPDPITLEDLVGYEDQKQWLVQNTGYFLAGHPANNVFVYGDRGTGKSSAIKALLNRFAGSSLRMVEVSRDDLNDLPRVMSLLRERPQHFIVFVDDLSFEEGETQYKTLKAVLEGSLESRPGNVVVYATSNRRHLIREFFSDRNDLQGDEIRRQDTLQEKVSLADRFGIQLSFVAPDQKQYLAIVQAMAGRRGLTVKPGDLERRALQWAQRYNARSGRTARQFMDCLCAELDPGQVTSPAGSSG
- a CDS encoding MFS transporter; this encodes MGERPPDISPPASPPGKPPLPTGNRLFWFSIGLSLLVGMTINLLPVTFKVFEKLFQAGYEMQGRAEALFFLGALAGNILAGQVTHSRGPSVSVKRGLAVGALGFLLLGGAQNWLMAQAGAVLMGAGQVWLTVVYATITAHQFQESRQRVFAALALTMAIGGTLAPLGLGAYVDHAWLERGWPWWIPYAGLMCFYLLTRLTVPSIPEWTPAAANGGGQSPGRRLVLSPSLWLIGLAFTLHGIGQMGAVVWLGRLFAKRLLLSETQVGSMIAVNITGFIAGRVIWTWLGGRIPERILLGCSAGVGATFYVLTILSGSYELALAMTFVAGMGMSGDAIALQSFTALRFRRQAARAFGITQALGHLGAAMGPYYIGFVGDHSGTLEQGIWVIPITIGTLSVLGFLWHLLDRPAREPEAA
- a CDS encoding family 10 glycosylhydrolase, which codes for MISILWSVLILLIATDVAAAETSSSISLSEAHIAAVNRPRRVIVNIDASWHVDRFVKDLPAQVDEAFGFADEPGSHIDSIWWSWGQGQTAPYPSKILPLYDREKYRRWVNQGIDVMRLYLEATKKRGLEAFFSYRLNAGDSDLGTTAPVAIKQEHPEWTIRPWPDHPTLHQVILFNFAFKPVRDFKLSVLREAAENYEFDGIELDMQRSPLLLPIGRQWENRHHLTEFVRSVRAMLQTLARKRGRPFLLAVRVSHRIESCHFDGIDVETWAREGLVDMFVLGTRSLDVDVYAFRRITDGTHIKLYPVIQDHHGPDGYSYPPIEVFRGVFSNWYRQGADGIETFNFSWAPAIAGYPLPAMNAKQSKVHQQAYREMGDPELMKHKDKVFVLSRRGGGHGDPVVPNPEKWYTPRYMFGYTNMLAPLPCPLSGDGKTDTLLKLFVGDDLSAAADRISKLRLRILLHDAGAGDYLSSNSPKKPNPPDDTRIERGTIRAFRHRSFLYNYPARKGIEKRLQLRIHNSLLPAPVLEDGWLVFHDLNPRLFAVGDNLIGAVLSRSTSDLEESIRIEKLELQVRYRANDESKLF